The proteins below are encoded in one region of Methanosarcina barkeri 3:
- a CDS encoding methanogen output domain 1-containing protein, translating to MEEEKSKPKILIVDDVLENIELIEAYLSAEPYAVITASSGKEAIKKLKEENLDMILLDVMMPEMSGYEVCKIVKNNPETQFIPVLMLTALSDIEDRIKGIEAGADDFLMKPINRIELKTRVKSLLRVKCMHDRLVADRNSLEIKNRVQSILTAIIPTLLRVVSDEEKKVLINQMTSMVEKTLLETYHLENRELDFAYAGKICAETMNQLGGSFSSEKGKRESSWIVRGTKCPWRGEEARKNPILCTLTRKIFSNITLKVDSDFRVEALKTIGNKNDCCEFLIKAG from the coding sequence TTGGAAGAGGAAAAAAGCAAACCTAAAATCCTGATTGTTGATGATGTGCTTGAGAACATAGAGCTCATAGAAGCTTACCTTTCAGCCGAACCTTATGCTGTTATTACTGCCAGTAGTGGAAAGGAAGCTATCAAGAAACTAAAGGAAGAAAATCTCGACATGATCTTGCTGGATGTCATGATGCCTGAAATGAGCGGCTACGAGGTCTGCAAAATTGTCAAAAATAACCCTGAAACTCAGTTTATCCCTGTTTTAATGCTCACTGCTCTTTCCGATATTGAAGACCGGATAAAGGGAATTGAAGCCGGAGCTGATGATTTCCTTATGAAACCAATAAACAGGATTGAGCTCAAGACTCGAGTGAAGTCCTTACTCAGGGTAAAGTGCATGCATGACCGGCTGGTAGCTGACCGCAATAGCCTTGAAATAAAAAACAGGGTACAGAGTATTCTTACCGCAATCATTCCAACTCTGCTCAGGGTTGTTTCCGATGAGGAGAAGAAGGTCTTGATTAACCAGATGACAAGTATGGTTGAAAAAACGCTGCTTGAAACATATCACCTGGAAAACAGGGAACTGGATTTCGCTTATGCAGGCAAAATCTGTGCCGAGACTATGAACCAGCTGGGCGGAAGCTTTTCCTCTGAAAAGGGCAAAAGAGAAAGTTCGTGGATAGTCAGGGGAACAAAATGTCCCTGGAGAGGAGAAGAAGCCCGTAAAAACCCTATTTTGTGTACTTTGACACGTAAAATATTCTCGAATATAACTTTGAAAGTGGACTCTGACTTCAGGGTAGAGGCGTTAAAGACCATAGGGAATAAGAATGATTGCTGTGAATTCCTCATAAAAGCAGGATAA
- a CDS encoding NAD(P)-binding protein: MGAKMESKGHLILLGYGDVGKSIVNILYGSPFRFVVVDANEKVFENIDFEHLVGNGADEDILLAAGVKTASFVFVALNDDTNVIFATLISRNLNPEL, from the coding sequence ATGGGAGCAAAAATGGAGTCAAAAGGGCATCTTATCTTACTGGGATACGGGGATGTTGGAAAGAGCATAGTAAATATACTTTATGGAAGCCCATTCCGTTTTGTAGTTGTGGACGCTAATGAGAAGGTTTTTGAAAACATAGACTTCGAACATCTTGTCGGAAACGGGGCAGATGAAGATATACTGCTTGCAGCCGGAGTAAAAACAGCTTCTTTTGTATTTGTGGCTCTTAATGATGATACCAATGTTATTTTTGCAACTCTTATTTCGAGAAACCTGAACCCCGAACTGTAG
- a CDS encoding site-2 protease family protein encodes MNGTSIALSIFLLYWFAISVLDRKGILEKYNISTFGPLPILMIRTTKGLKLLDVLARPKSYWRIFANLGILLMFAGMIAMFLVIVVSDLGLYTSFLSGNVPEPGKYSSPRNIFLIPGLNEFIPLTWGAIALIVTLVVHEFSHAILCRVEGIRVKSMGILYALVPIGGFAEPDDEQLFGTKEKTERELPLTATIKEIEEWEKEEEIRQKTEKTTPDEPKSDPVIGATRIQRSRILAAGVMANFSVAFIALLLFFGPVLGAIAPSSDALILSVNESSPADHAGLEKGMIITQINDTNITTAEDLQTYLEKTRPGDMVRIRAVKNDTVSTHDLQVASVPEDYVGGVPVGGIVSGSPAEAAGIKTGMTMIRIDNTKMQNVTSFVNFMETTRANQTVEVELLPPENYAGNLTEKGTVVFDVQLSANPENNYGFLGVIYGNNAVMEFPMLGISVLTPQAKVYLEALKQIPSLLTMPAGWLILFGLPIYGFAGEGFRGFSGTFMQFYHPVGWAEPLGIGIFWIANTLLWVGWLNFYVGLFNCLPAVPLDGGHVFKDSIYSFIYRFTRNDSISEKVSNSITASFSMLILFSFVFMILGPYVGQWI; translated from the coding sequence TTGAATGGCACAAGCATTGCATTAAGTATTTTTTTACTGTATTGGTTCGCAATTTCCGTTCTTGATAGGAAAGGTATTCTGGAGAAGTATAACATAAGCACCTTCGGGCCGCTTCCCATTCTGATGATCAGGACAACTAAGGGCCTCAAACTGCTGGATGTACTGGCCCGTCCGAAGTCTTACTGGAGAATCTTTGCAAACCTTGGAATCTTGCTGATGTTTGCAGGCATGATTGCGATGTTTCTGGTCATAGTTGTCTCGGATCTTGGGCTGTATACTTCTTTCCTTAGCGGAAATGTGCCTGAGCCCGGAAAGTATAGTTCTCCGAGAAACATCTTTCTCATTCCTGGATTAAACGAGTTTATTCCTTTAACCTGGGGAGCTATTGCTCTCATAGTCACGCTTGTCGTGCACGAGTTTTCGCATGCGATTCTTTGCAGAGTTGAAGGCATCAGGGTCAAATCGATGGGTATACTGTATGCTCTGGTCCCTATAGGAGGCTTTGCTGAGCCTGACGATGAACAGCTTTTCGGGACGAAAGAGAAAACCGAAAGAGAACTTCCTCTGACAGCCACAATCAAAGAAATTGAGGAATGGGAAAAAGAAGAAGAAATAAGGCAAAAAACTGAAAAAACAACGCCTGATGAACCGAAATCCGATCCTGTAATAGGTGCAACAAGAATTCAGAGATCCCGGATTCTTGCAGCAGGCGTTATGGCCAATTTCAGCGTGGCTTTTATTGCTCTCCTGCTCTTCTTCGGGCCTGTACTTGGGGCAATTGCTCCCTCAAGTGATGCCCTGATCTTAAGTGTAAACGAAAGTTCTCCGGCTGACCATGCAGGGCTTGAGAAAGGCATGATAATAACGCAGATTAACGATACCAATATCACGACTGCAGAAGATCTGCAAACATACCTCGAAAAAACTCGACCTGGAGATATGGTCCGCATCCGTGCCGTAAAAAATGATACGGTTTCCACACATGACTTGCAGGTCGCATCAGTCCCTGAGGACTATGTTGGTGGAGTGCCCGTAGGAGGAATTGTCTCAGGAAGTCCTGCAGAAGCTGCAGGGATTAAAACCGGAATGACAATGATCAGGATCGACAATACGAAGATGCAAAACGTTACAAGTTTCGTAAACTTCATGGAAACTACCAGGGCAAACCAGACCGTAGAAGTAGAACTTCTCCCTCCTGAAAACTACGCAGGCAACCTCACTGAAAAAGGCACGGTTGTTTTCGATGTGCAGCTGTCAGCCAATCCGGAAAATAACTACGGTTTCCTTGGAGTCATTTACGGGAATAACGCAGTTATGGAATTCCCTATGCTCGGAATCTCCGTGTTGACGCCTCAAGCAAAAGTGTATCTTGAAGCCCTGAAGCAAATCCCGTCCTTGCTAACCATGCCTGCAGGCTGGCTCATTCTCTTTGGACTTCCCATATATGGATTTGCAGGAGAAGGATTCCGGGGTTTTTCAGGTACCTTCATGCAGTTTTACCATCCTGTGGGCTGGGCGGAACCTCTGGGAATAGGAATTTTCTGGATTGCAAACACACTGCTCTGGGTTGGCTGGTTGAACTTTTATGTCGGACTGTTCAACTGCTTGCCTGCCGTACCTCTGGACGGAGGACACGTGTTTAAGGATTCTATTTATTCCTTCATATACCGGTTCACGAGGAATGATTCAATCTCGGAAAAGGTCTCAAACTCTATTACAGCGAGCTTTTCGATGTTAATCCTGTTCTCGTTTGTGTTTATGATACTTGGGCCTTATGTAGGACAATGGATTTGA
- the cutA gene encoding divalent-cation tolerance protein CutA, which produces MLGIVYITAGNMENASQIARELVSKRLAACVNMFPVSSVYRWKEEIEEDNEIAMFVKTDSSRFEEIIRLVKSLHTYEMPAIEFWGIEGEREYLDWVHVNSSGEGD; this is translated from the coding sequence ATGCTTGGAATTGTGTATATAACAGCTGGGAACATGGAAAATGCATCACAGATTGCGAGAGAGCTGGTTTCAAAGAGGCTTGCGGCCTGCGTGAATATGTTTCCTGTATCTTCGGTTTACCGATGGAAGGAAGAGATTGAAGAAGACAATGAGATTGCTATGTTTGTAAAAACCGATTCTTCACGTTTTGAAGAAATCATAAGGCTTGTAAAGTCACTACACACGTATGAAATGCCTGCAATAGAATTCTGGGGAATTGAAGGAGAAAGGGAGTATCTTGACTGGGTTCACGTTAATAGTTCAGGTGAAGGAGACTGA
- a CDS encoding RAD55 family ATPase: MESLSTGIKGLDTLMDGGFPKGKSILVTGPPGSGKTVLGIHFLHRSCKEGKKCILILTRELTEDIFSQSRSLNLDLKPFVERGQLNIKNIFEDKMNKIKSVSKFGKGLCAVDTDIIEYISSLSLKVDVMVIDNIGVIAINHDIRDFADEFNSINIILLKNGCTSLFIMDEDSYNLTHRLTGYMVFGLIRLTSQENFNSGKTKKYLYIEKMRDKAVPVQYSLFDITPEGIRIITGMNDLLET, translated from the coding sequence ATGGAGAGTTTATCTACAGGGATCAAAGGGCTGGATACGCTAATGGACGGAGGCTTCCCTAAAGGAAAAAGCATTCTGGTTACGGGTCCTCCAGGCTCCGGAAAAACAGTTCTTGGAATTCATTTCCTGCACAGAAGCTGCAAGGAAGGCAAGAAGTGCATACTGATTCTTACAAGGGAACTTACGGAAGACATCTTCAGTCAGTCCCGGAGCCTTAACCTTGACCTCAAGCCTTTTGTGGAGAGAGGACAGCTCAATATCAAGAATATTTTTGAAGACAAAATGAACAAAATCAAAAGCGTTTCCAAGTTCGGGAAAGGTCTCTGTGCTGTGGATACGGATATAATCGAGTATATCAGTTCCTTATCTTTGAAAGTTGATGTCATGGTTATCGACAATATAGGGGTAATAGCCATAAATCATGACATAAGAGACTTTGCCGATGAGTTCAATTCTATAAACATTATACTTCTAAAAAACGGGTGCACAAGTCTTTTTATCATGGATGAGGACTCATATAACCTCACCCACAGGCTTACTGGCTACATGGTTTTCGGGCTAATCCGACTTACTTCACAGGAGAACTTCAACTCAGGAAAGACAAAGAAATACCTTTACATTGAGAAAATGCGGGATAAGGCTGTTCCGGTCCAGTATTCTCTATTTGATATTACCCCTGAAGGAATAAGAATTATTACGGGTATGAACGACTTACTGGAAACATGA
- a CDS encoding TrkA family potassium uptake protein — protein sequence MFTSGRRKIGLRSRFRRLLHKKRNFAYKIVAVLVLIIYIFIFEYLMILENQLENADPITALYWATSTYGNVAFNSPSGKLFSVIVQLSGIVLISGFLVTYVVTPWVDRVIKFRLPRKVSVGIKDHIIICGYNQLVETLIDEFNEEDMLFVIVDENEELIRELVYKNIPCIFGSPSDKQTLMNAGIEKARLLIANKSDERNANIVLTAREFPHMNIIAIVEDQSNTRYLKYAGADTVVSPKSMFGQFIGKKAMDRLVSRVTGATEIFDGVHIVEFPIYLKSPLIGKSLKEISNQHLTSAKIVGTWNSGTLSFDPKEEDLVRENTVLLAVGTREELSKLKKLTH from the coding sequence GTGTTTACCTCAGGAAGAAGAAAAATAGGTCTGAGATCAAGGTTTCGGAGGTTACTCCACAAAAAGCGTAATTTTGCGTACAAAATCGTAGCAGTGCTTGTGCTTATTATTTATATATTTATTTTTGAATACCTGATGATTCTTGAGAACCAGTTAGAAAACGCAGATCCGATAACTGCACTCTACTGGGCAACATCTACCTATGGCAATGTAGCTTTTAATTCCCCATCAGGGAAACTTTTTTCAGTAATTGTACAGCTTTCAGGTATCGTCTTGATTTCGGGTTTTCTTGTAACCTACGTTGTTACTCCCTGGGTGGACAGGGTTATCAAGTTCAGGCTGCCAAGAAAAGTTTCTGTCGGCATAAAAGATCACATAATTATTTGCGGATATAATCAACTGGTTGAAACCCTGATAGATGAGTTTAATGAGGAAGATATGCTTTTTGTAATAGTTGACGAAAACGAAGAGCTCATCAGGGAACTTGTTTATAAAAACATTCCCTGCATTTTCGGATCTCCGAGTGATAAGCAAACCCTTATGAACGCTGGTATAGAAAAAGCCAGACTCCTTATTGCAAATAAATCGGATGAAAGAAATGCAAATATCGTTTTGACTGCCAGGGAATTTCCGCATATGAATATTATTGCTATAGTTGAAGACCAATCTAACACCAGATACCTCAAATATGCAGGAGCTGATACGGTCGTTTCTCCCAAATCGATGTTCGGGCAGTTTATCGGAAAGAAGGCAATGGACAGGCTTGTAAGCAGGGTAACTGGAGCAACTGAAATCTTTGATGGTGTCCATATTGTTGAGTTCCCTATTTATCTGAAAAGTCCTCTTATAGGCAAGTCGCTTAAGGAAATATCGAACCAGCATCTCACGAGTGCAAAGATCGTAGGAACCTGGAATAGCGGTACTCTGTCTTTTGACCCCAAGGAAGAAGATCTTGTCAGGGAGAATACCGTTTTGCTAGCTGTAGGAACCCGTGAAGAGCTTTCAAAACTGAAGAAACTGACACATTGA
- a CDS encoding TrkA family potassium uptake protein, whose protein sequence is MDANEKVFENIDFEHLVGNGADEDILLAAGVKTASFVFVALNDDTNVIFATLISRNLNPELIIVARANSVKSIEKIYKAGADYVGSLSIVAGQMLAKMTANCMGKSCRIDEDIMLYEGIEIEKCHVDRGSPLDGRSIEELDLEGRIGCTIVGIERGKIIITAIKKQTTIRAGDTIAVVGSNKQILEFKEKYVN, encoded by the coding sequence GTGGACGCTAATGAGAAGGTTTTTGAAAACATAGACTTCGAACATCTTGTCGGAAACGGGGCAGATGAAGATATACTGCTTGCAGCCGGAGTAAAAACAGCTTCTTTTGTATTTGTGGCTCTTAATGATGATACCAATGTTATTTTTGCAACTCTTATTTCGAGAAACCTGAACCCCGAACTAATCATTGTGGCAAGGGCAAATTCCGTAAAATCGATTGAAAAAATCTATAAAGCAGGAGCTGACTACGTAGGTTCTCTTTCCATAGTAGCTGGGCAGATGCTTGCCAAAATGACTGCAAACTGCATGGGAAAAAGCTGTAGAATCGATGAAGACATAATGCTTTACGAGGGAATAGAAATCGAGAAATGTCACGTTGATAGGGGTTCTCCTCTTGATGGCAGATCAATAGAAGAACTTGACCTGGAAGGACGGATCGGGTGTACTATAGTAGGCATAGAACGCGGAAAAATCATCATAACTGCTATTAAAAAGCAGACAACAATAAGGGCAGGAGATACTATTGCAGTTGTGGGAAGCAACAAGCAGATTTTAGAGTTTAAGGAAAAATATGTTAATTGA
- a CDS encoding AAA family ATPase, which translates to MSERERKTPARIEYLRVENYRALRQVEFKNLTPMTVLLGPNGSGKSTVFDVFAFLSECFESGLRRAWDRRGRAKELKTRGCEGSVVIEIKYKEPGFPKITYHLAVDERKGSPVVVEEWLQWRRGTQGKPFRFMEYREGKGRAISGEKPDEQDKRVEIPLKSPDLIAVNALGQFADHPRVASLRDFITGWHVSYLSVDDTRGQPEAGPQERLSRTGDNLANVIQYLAEQHPSLLEHIFEVLRNRVPHVEKVLAEAMPDGRLLLQIKDAPFDHPVLARFASDGTLKMLAYLVLLNDPEPPSFIGIEEPENFLHPRLLPELAEECRAASARGQFLVTTHSPFFVNALRPEEVRILYRDERGYTQTVRAADIRGIPEFIDAGASLGYLWLEGRFGRGDPLVNQGAPSRKGGKP; encoded by the coding sequence ATGAGTGAAAGAGAACGAAAGACGCCGGCACGCATCGAGTATCTGAGGGTTGAGAACTATCGGGCACTGCGGCAAGTGGAGTTTAAGAACCTTACACCTATGACAGTGCTTTTAGGCCCAAATGGCAGCGGCAAGTCTACGGTATTCGATGTTTTCGCTTTCCTTTCTGAGTGTTTTGAATCAGGACTACGCCGAGCCTGGGATCGGCGGGGCAGGGCGAAAGAACTCAAGACACGGGGCTGTGAAGGATCTGTGGTCATTGAGATAAAGTACAAGGAACCTGGATTCCCGAAAATAACCTATCACTTAGCTGTGGATGAACGTAAGGGTTCACCGGTAGTAGTGGAAGAATGGCTGCAGTGGAGGCGGGGTACACAGGGTAAGCCCTTCCGATTTATGGAATACCGCGAAGGCAAGGGCCGTGCCATCAGCGGCGAAAAGCCAGATGAACAGGACAAGAGGGTTGAAATTCCACTTAAATCTCCAGATCTTATTGCCGTGAATGCTCTGGGTCAATTTGCCGATCACCCACGTGTGGCGTCGTTGCGCGATTTTATTACAGGCTGGCATGTCTCTTACCTTTCGGTAGATGATACGCGTGGTCAGCCGGAGGCAGGTCCACAGGAAAGACTTTCACGCACAGGTGATAACTTGGCCAATGTCATACAGTACCTAGCCGAGCAACACCCATCACTGTTGGAACATATATTCGAGGTATTGCGAAACCGTGTCCCTCATGTAGAAAAAGTACTGGCTGAGGCTATGCCGGACGGCCGCCTCCTTCTCCAGATCAAGGACGCTCCTTTTGACCACCCGGTGCTTGCCCGTTTCGCATCTGATGGCACACTCAAGATGCTGGCTTATCTGGTGTTACTTAACGATCCCGAGCCGCCTTCATTCATTGGTATTGAAGAGCCTGAAAATTTCCTTCACCCACGCTTGCTACCCGAACTAGCTGAAGAATGTCGTGCAGCCAGTGCCCGCGGACAATTCCTTGTCACCACCCATTCACCTTTTTTTGTCAACGCTCTGAGACCTGAGGAGGTTCGCATACTTTACCGCGATGAACGAGGGTACACCCAGACAGTCCGAGCGGCAGATATCCGGGGCATCCCGGAATTTATAGATGCTGGCGCTTCGCTGGGATACTTGTGGCTGGAAGGGCGTTTTGGAAGGGGAGATCCACTGGTAAACCAGGGAGCACCATCACGCAAAGGGGGGAAGCCATGA
- a CDS encoding ATPase domain-containing protein: MERVSTGIEELDRKLSGGYPANKVTLITGIAGSGKTIIGIHFIYKNCLEGRKCMIIATEETPEDIIYQASLLGRDLTIYYESGQLIIQNIFESRSEIIGQTRYGFKPESLDLEIPSLVELIHEGTECLVIDNIGTFVLRTSIRRLRDQFDALNYLVRKKGCTTLLIMDESAHNMTYQLAEYSVYGSIHLLVRENSYLGKMERYLSIPKMRSTPISPEMSIFEITSEGIVIRESGG; this comes from the coding sequence ATGGAGAGAGTTTCAACAGGCATAGAGGAGCTGGACAGGAAGTTGAGTGGAGGTTATCCTGCAAATAAAGTAACTCTTATAACCGGTATAGCAGGAAGCGGAAAAACAATCATCGGAATCCATTTTATTTATAAAAACTGTCTTGAAGGCAGGAAATGTATGATTATCGCAACTGAGGAAACTCCTGAAGATATTATCTACCAGGCAAGCCTGCTAGGGCGCGACCTCACAATATACTATGAGAGCGGACAGCTTATTATACAAAATATCTTCGAAAGCCGTTCTGAAATAATAGGACAGACCAGATACGGGTTTAAGCCTGAAAGCCTGGATCTTGAAATTCCGAGTCTTGTAGAGTTAATACATGAAGGAACGGAATGCCTTGTTATAGATAATATAGGTACCTTTGTGCTCAGGACTTCCATAAGAAGGCTTAGAGACCAGTTTGATGCGTTGAACTACCTGGTAAGAAAAAAAGGTTGCACTACTCTTTTAATAATGGACGAGTCCGCACACAACATGACTTATCAGCTTGCTGAGTACTCGGTATATGGGTCTATCCACCTGCTGGTAAGGGAAAACTCATATCTTGGAAAAATGGAACGTTATCTGAGCATACCCAAGATGCGCAGTACCCCTATTTCTCCTGAAATGTCTATTTTTGAAATCACATCGGAAGGAATTGTAATTCGTGAGTCAGGGGGATGA
- a CDS encoding ATP synthase subunit I, with protein MNEILNLVLSLVAGFLFGAIFFGGLWWTVQRGLSSGRPALWFLGSLFIRISIVIVGFYFVSNGHWERLLTCLFGFFIMRHIVVRLTRLPEEDPNQLTKEASNAT; from the coding sequence ATGAATGAAATACTAAACCTTGTTCTGTCTCTGGTAGCCGGTTTTCTTTTTGGAGCTATTTTCTTCGGAGGGCTCTGGTGGACGGTTCAGAGGGGACTTTCTTCCGGAAGACCTGCATTATGGTTTCTTGGCAGCCTGTTTATACGAATTAGCATTGTTATAGTCGGATTCTACTTCGTCTCAAATGGCCATTGGGAAAGACTGTTAACATGCTTGTTTGGGTTTTTTATTATGCGTCATATAGTAGTTAGACTCACTAGACTGCCAGAGGAAGACCCGAACCAATTGACAAAGGAGGCCAGTAATGCGACTTAG
- the atpD gene encoding F0F1 ATP synthase subunit beta, producing MADNSRRPLNLGTVISVRGSIVDILFENHLPHVYTLLRAGKEKQIAIEVLTQLDTHRVRGIALTPTEGLARGMEVEDTYGPLKAPVGREILSRMFDVFGDTIDRRKPPSNVQWRSIHQAPPPLMRRSTTSEIFETGIKAIDVLVPLERGGKAGLFGGAGVGKTVLLTEMIHNVVKQHQGVSIFCGIGERCREGEELYRDMKDAGVLPNTVMVFGQMNEPPGARFRVGHTALTMAEYFRDDEHRDVLLLIDNIFRFIQAGSEVSGLMGQMPSRLGYQPTLGTELSELEERISTTDAGAIMSIQAVYVPADDFTDPSAVHTFSHLSASIVLSRKRASEGLYPAIDPLQSNSKMATPGIIGERHYRLAQEIRQTLAQYSELKDIISMLGMEQLSAEDRNVVARARRLERFLTQPFFTTEQFTGIKGKFVSLSDALDGCERILRDEFKDYPESDLYMIGTIDEAIAKKSNREKS from the coding sequence ATGGCAGATAATAGTAGGAGGCCCTTGAATCTCGGTACGGTTATCTCGGTGCGCGGCAGCATTGTAGATATATTGTTCGAAAACCACTTGCCACATGTATATACGCTGCTACGTGCAGGAAAAGAAAAACAGATTGCCATAGAAGTTTTGACCCAGCTTGACACACATCGCGTTCGAGGAATTGCTCTGACTCCTACCGAGGGGCTTGCTCGAGGCATGGAAGTGGAAGATACATATGGTCCTTTAAAAGCGCCTGTTGGCAGGGAAATCCTTTCGCGAATGTTCGATGTGTTTGGAGATACCATAGACCGCAGGAAGCCTCCGTCGAACGTCCAGTGGCGCTCAATCCACCAGGCTCCGCCGCCGCTGATGCGTCGGTCCACTACGTCTGAAATCTTCGAGACCGGTATCAAAGCTATAGATGTGCTGGTGCCTCTTGAGCGCGGAGGTAAAGCAGGTCTATTCGGAGGAGCGGGCGTTGGCAAGACAGTGTTGCTAACCGAGATGATTCATAACGTAGTCAAGCAACACCAGGGAGTAAGCATATTTTGCGGAATAGGTGAACGTTGTCGAGAAGGAGAAGAACTTTACCGTGATATGAAAGATGCGGGTGTGCTTCCGAACACGGTTATGGTGTTCGGTCAGATGAATGAACCACCGGGAGCTCGTTTTCGTGTAGGTCATACGGCACTGACAATGGCAGAGTACTTCAGGGATGATGAACACCGAGATGTGCTACTGTTGATAGATAACATTTTCAGGTTTATTCAGGCTGGTTCTGAGGTATCCGGCTTGATGGGACAGATGCCTTCACGTCTGGGATATCAGCCTACATTGGGAACTGAATTATCCGAGTTAGAAGAGCGCATATCTACTACTGATGCCGGAGCCATAATGTCGATTCAAGCAGTGTATGTGCCTGCTGACGATTTCACTGACCCTTCGGCTGTGCATACATTCTCACATCTCTCGGCATCAATTGTCCTCTCTCGCAAAAGGGCAAGCGAGGGACTTTATCCGGCCATTGACCCTTTGCAATCAAATTCCAAAATGGCCACACCTGGCATTATTGGTGAAAGGCATTATCGTCTGGCCCAGGAAATCCGGCAGACGCTTGCGCAATACTCAGAACTCAAAGATATTATCTCAATGCTTGGCATGGAGCAGCTATCGGCAGAGGACCGCAATGTAGTTGCTCGCGCCCGCCGCCTGGAACGTTTCCTGACGCAGCCATTTTTCACCACTGAGCAGTTCACAGGCATTAAAGGCAAATTTGTCAGTCTTTCAGATGCACTCGACGGCTGCGAACGTATCTTGCGTGACGAATTCAAAGACTACCCGGAAAGCGACCTCTATATGATAGGAACGATTGACGAAGCAATAGCCAAAAAATCAAATCGGGAAAAATCATGA
- a CDS encoding F0F1 ATP synthase subunit epsilon: protein MNSGLMNLTILLPYQVFAEKKGVSRIVAESREGLFGLLPHRLDCVAALQPGILTYETESEGEVYVAVDEGVLIKTGQDVLVSAHDAIFGTDLSQLHEAVEKEFLTLDENEQKIRSVMEKLETGLIRRLSEFRNV, encoded by the coding sequence ATGAACTCAGGACTCATGAACCTTACGATTCTTCTGCCTTATCAGGTCTTTGCCGAAAAGAAAGGTGTATCACGTATAGTTGCAGAGAGCCGTGAGGGCTTATTTGGACTCTTGCCACACAGACTCGATTGCGTCGCGGCTCTGCAGCCTGGAATTCTCACCTACGAAACCGAATCAGAGGGCGAAGTTTATGTGGCAGTTGATGAAGGCGTACTCATCAAGACTGGTCAGGATGTACTTGTCTCGGCACATGATGCTATTTTCGGAACGGACTTAAGCCAGTTGCATGAGGCTGTAGAAAAAGAGTTTTTGACCTTAGATGAGAACGAGCAAAAAATTCGTTCAGTAATGGAAAAACTGGAAACCGGACTTATACGTCGCTTATCGGAGTTTCGGAATGTCTGA
- a CDS encoding AtpZ/AtpI family protein gives MSDRPSEKPLKDESPLARQIETKAKRKLRAQRHVDRTIWLGLGMMGLIGWSVAVPTLIGAAIGLWLDKYYPTSFSWTLTMLIIGLFVGCLNAWHWVAKERKEMQEEQEDYNE, from the coding sequence ATGTCTGACAGACCATCAGAGAAACCTTTGAAGGACGAGTCACCTCTGGCCCGTCAGATTGAGACAAAAGCTAAACGAAAGCTCAGGGCACAACGTCATGTGGACAGGACTATCTGGCTTGGTTTAGGCATGATGGGGCTTATAGGTTGGTCGGTAGCGGTTCCGACACTAATTGGCGCTGCAATCGGGCTCTGGTTAGATAAATACTATCCGACAAGCTTTTCCTGGACACTCACGATGCTGATTATAGGCCTATTTGTCGGCTGCTTGAATGCATGGCACTGGGTAGCTAAGGAGCGTAAAGAAATGCAAGAGGAACAGGAGGATTACAATGAATGA